From a single Candidatus Delongbacteria bacterium genomic region:
- a CDS encoding NADP-dependent malic enzyme, translating into MSITREEALEYHSRPRVGKLSTVPHKPCATQYDLSLAYSPGVAEPCREIFKDPDAVYTYTNKSNLVAVVSNGTAVLGLGDLGALASKPVMEGKAVLFKRFADVDVYDIELDSTDTEEIIRAVKMIAPSFGGINLEDIKAPECFEIETRLRAMLDIPVFHDDQHGTAIISTAALLNALTLTGKTMSEMKVVVNGAGAAGVACSKLYLEVGILPENLIMCDSKGVIHSGREKLPPHKAEFARDTPCRTLEEAIVGADMFLGLSVKGAVTPEMLRSMNRDPIVFALANPDPEISYPEAVASRDDVIMATGRSDYPNQVNNVLGFPFIFRGALDVRAREINEAMKVAAARAIANLAREDVPESVLKAYGDEALSFGRTYIIPKPFDPRVMLTVASAVARAAIESGVSRIQVDDVDAWEAQYVLELERRLGHHMELLRMVHQRASVQPAKLVYAEGENLRVLRAVKTVIAQGLAIPMLIGDPELIRERAASIDLDLSGIELVDPHRNRWNKELQGTLHELRNRKGMTLENALSELNHNEVLLGSMLVRSGVADGLVCGADKHYPKSLKPVMELLYEPGSATEPPLAAGIYLLIFKDRVLFLADCTVNADPSAAELAAIARGTARIARLFNIEPRVALLGFSNFGSVRHNRAVEKAREAVRLLHEQGTDFPVDGEMQADTALDREVLNGTFAFNRLNDEANVLVMPDLSSANIAYKLLLKLTDAVAVGPILLNNQHPVTIVQRNASVEDIVNLTAVTVIDAQEHNRRRAQSDDLRLPV; encoded by the coding sequence ATGAGCATCACGCGCGAGGAAGCCCTCGAGTATCACTCGCGGCCACGGGTCGGCAAATTGTCTACCGTGCCCCACAAGCCCTGTGCCACCCAGTATGATCTGTCGCTGGCCTATTCCCCGGGTGTCGCCGAGCCCTGCCGCGAGATCTTCAAGGATCCCGACGCGGTGTACACCTACACCAACAAGAGCAATCTGGTGGCCGTGGTCTCCAACGGCACGGCCGTGCTGGGCCTGGGCGATCTGGGCGCGCTGGCCTCCAAGCCGGTCATGGAAGGCAAGGCCGTGCTCTTCAAGCGCTTCGCCGACGTGGATGTCTACGACATCGAGCTGGACAGCACCGACACCGAGGAGATCATCCGTGCGGTGAAGATGATCGCGCCTTCCTTCGGCGGAATCAATCTGGAAGACATCAAGGCGCCCGAGTGTTTCGAGATCGAAACCCGGCTGCGGGCCATGCTCGACATTCCCGTGTTCCACGACGACCAGCACGGCACCGCGATCATCTCGACGGCCGCGCTGCTGAACGCCCTGACCCTCACCGGCAAGACGATGTCCGAGATGAAGGTGGTGGTGAATGGCGCGGGCGCCGCGGGGGTGGCCTGTTCCAAGCTCTACCTGGAAGTGGGAATCCTGCCAGAAAACCTGATCATGTGCGACAGCAAGGGCGTGATCCACAGTGGCCGCGAGAAGCTTCCCCCGCACAAGGCCGAATTCGCGCGCGACACTCCCTGCCGCACTCTTGAAGAGGCGATCGTGGGGGCCGACATGTTCCTCGGCCTGTCGGTCAAGGGGGCGGTGACTCCCGAGATGCTGCGCAGCATGAACCGCGACCCGATCGTGTTCGCACTGGCCAATCCCGACCCCGAGATCAGCTATCCCGAAGCCGTGGCCAGCCGCGACGATGTGATCATGGCCACGGGACGCAGCGACTATCCCAACCAGGTCAACAATGTGCTCGGCTTTCCCTTCATCTTCCGCGGGGCGCTGGATGTGCGGGCGCGCGAGATCAACGAAGCGATGAAGGTCGCCGCGGCGCGCGCGATCGCCAATCTGGCTCGCGAGGATGTGCCCGAATCCGTGCTGAAGGCCTATGGCGACGAAGCACTCTCCTTCGGGCGTACCTACATCATTCCCAAGCCCTTTGACCCGCGCGTGATGCTGACCGTGGCCTCGGCCGTGGCACGCGCCGCGATCGAGAGCGGCGTGTCCCGGATTCAGGTCGACGATGTGGACGCCTGGGAAGCCCAGTATGTGCTCGAGCTTGAGCGCAGGCTGGGGCATCACATGGAACTGCTGCGCATGGTGCACCAGCGCGCCAGTGTCCAGCCCGCCAAGCTGGTCTACGCCGAAGGCGAGAACCTGCGCGTGCTGCGCGCGGTGAAGACCGTGATCGCCCAGGGCCTGGCCATTCCGATGCTGATCGGCGACCCGGAACTCATTCGCGAACGTGCCGCCAGCATCGATCTGGACCTGAGTGGCATCGAGCTGGTGGACCCGCATCGCAATCGCTGGAACAAGGAACTGCAGGGCACGTTGCACGAGCTGCGCAATCGCAAGGGCATGACCCTGGAAAACGCGCTCTCCGAACTGAATCACAACGAGGTGCTGCTGGGCAGCATGCTGGTGCGCTCGGGGGTGGCCGATGGCCTGGTCTGTGGCGCCGACAAGCATTACCCGAAAAGCCTCAAACCCGTGATGGAGCTGCTGTACGAGCCGGGTAGCGCCACGGAACCTCCGCTGGCGGCGGGCATCTACCTGCTGATCTTCAAGGACCGTGTGCTGTTCCTGGCGGACTGCACGGTCAACGCCGATCCCAGTGCGGCCGAACTGGCGGCCATCGCGCGGGGCACGGCGCGCATCGCCCGGTTGTTCAACATCGAACCCCGGGTGGCGCTGCTGGGCTTCTCGAACTTCGGCAGCGTGCGCCACAACCGGGCGGTGGAGAAGGCGCGCGAGGCCGTGCGCCTGCTGCACGAACAGGGCACCGATTTTCCCGTGGATGGCGAAATGCAGGCCGACACGGCCCTGGACCGTGAGGTGCTGAACGGCACCTTCGCCTTCAACCGGCTGAATGACGAGGCCAATGTGCTGGTGATGCCCGACCTGTCGTCGGCCAACATTGCCTACAAGCTGCTGCTGAAACTGACCGACGCGGTGGCCGTGGGACCGATCCTGCTCAACAACCAGCATCCAGTGACCATCGTGCAGCGCAATGCCAGCGTGGAAGACATCGTGAACCTGACGGCGGTGACCGTGATCGATGCCCAGGAGCACAACCGCCGAAGGGCACAGTCCGACGATCTGCGCCTGCCGGTGTGA
- a CDS encoding GAF domain-containing protein, which produces MKTCLDILCPFPAETLAGRLAPWECELRRFEDPLDLLPVPEAPTVLLCDKRLLANAEVARGVLARFNPLHLKVVYLGNYEDWGTAGLMDFVVNAALREDAQAGEVFIAVRSALNSLERGRTLSLLESKLYQFNDDFEKINAIGKALTAERDLNKLLRLMLEQSMALTDADAGSIYLVEEADGAKQLRFKITENKSISANYGEFVMPMTTKSIAGYVACTGIPLLLNDVYALSPDLEYSFTRTFDEKTGYRTGSMLVVPMVDHKDRILGVIQLINRKSIGDALIGGPADFERLVIPFMENHKDFIMAIAGEAAVAIENSHLYDSINRLLEGLVEASVTAIESRDPTTSGHSFRVAAMTVRLAETVDTASEGPYAGQRFESEHLREIRYASLLHDFGKVGVREEVLVKARKLYDRQFISIQTRFHWLRRDTEARFAERKLQLIREEGEKAITRFAELDRELAHTLEKLDGWYEMVCKANEPSVLAEDAPSTLEAIHHYTYLDPDGNTRPLLDSEELQVLKIPRGTLTVEDRKDIESHVLHTWEFLRRIPWTQELARVPEIAAAHHEYLNGRGYPRGLAAADIPVGSRMMTISDIYDALTANDRPYKRAVPHQKALDILGFEIKDGKVDADLFDIFVSRKVWTVLEAHSA; this is translated from the coding sequence TTGAAAACCTGTCTCGACATCCTTTGCCCCTTTCCCGCGGAAACTCTGGCCGGTCGACTTGCTCCCTGGGAGTGCGAACTCCGCCGTTTCGAGGACCCGCTGGACCTGCTTCCCGTACCCGAAGCCCCCACCGTGCTGCTTTGCGACAAGCGCCTGCTGGCCAATGCTGAAGTGGCCCGCGGGGTGCTCGCACGCTTCAATCCGCTGCATCTCAAGGTGGTCTACCTGGGCAATTACGAGGACTGGGGCACTGCGGGCCTGATGGATTTCGTGGTGAATGCCGCCCTGCGCGAGGATGCCCAGGCCGGCGAAGTCTTCATTGCCGTGCGCAGTGCTCTCAACAGTCTGGAACGTGGACGCACCCTCTCGCTGCTGGAGAGCAAGCTTTACCAGTTCAACGACGACTTCGAGAAGATCAACGCCATCGGCAAGGCCCTGACGGCCGAGCGTGACCTCAACAAGCTGCTGCGCCTGATGCTCGAGCAGAGCATGGCCCTCACCGACGCCGACGCGGGCTCGATCTATCTGGTGGAAGAGGCCGACGGCGCCAAGCAGCTGCGCTTCAAGATCACCGAGAACAAGAGCATCAGCGCCAACTACGGCGAATTCGTGATGCCCATGACCACCAAGAGCATCGCCGGATATGTGGCCTGCACGGGCATTCCGCTGCTCTTGAACGATGTGTATGCGCTCTCACCTGACCTGGAATACTCCTTCACCCGCACCTTCGACGAGAAGACCGGCTACCGCACCGGCAGCATGCTGGTGGTGCCCATGGTGGACCACAAGGACCGCATTCTGGGTGTGATCCAGCTGATCAACCGCAAGTCCATCGGCGACGCGTTGATAGGTGGACCGGCTGACTTCGAGCGCCTGGTGATTCCCTTCATGGAGAATCACAAGGACTTCATCATGGCCATCGCGGGCGAGGCGGCCGTGGCCATCGAGAACAGCCATCTCTACGACAGCATCAATCGGCTGCTGGAGGGGCTGGTCGAGGCCAGTGTCACCGCGATCGAATCCCGCGACCCGACCACCAGCGGACACAGCTTCCGCGTGGCGGCAATGACGGTGCGTCTGGCCGAAACCGTGGACACGGCCAGCGAAGGCCCCTATGCAGGCCAGCGCTTCGAGAGCGAGCATCTGCGCGAGATCCGCTATGCCAGTCTGTTGCACGACTTCGGCAAGGTGGGCGTGCGCGAGGAAGTGCTGGTGAAGGCCCGCAAGCTCTACGATCGCCAGTTCATCTCGATCCAGACCCGCTTCCATTGGCTGCGTCGTGATACCGAAGCCCGTTTCGCCGAGCGCAAGCTGCAATTGATTCGCGAAGAAGGCGAGAAGGCCATCACGCGATTCGCCGAACTGGACCGCGAGCTGGCTCACACCCTCGAGAAACTGGATGGCTGGTACGAGATGGTCTGCAAGGCCAACGAGCCCAGCGTGCTGGCCGAGGATGCGCCCTCGACGCTGGAGGCGATCCACCATTACACCTATCTGGACCCCGATGGCAACACACGGCCGCTGCTGGACAGCGAAGAGCTTCAGGTCCTGAAGATTCCGCGGGGCACCCTGACCGTCGAGGATCGCAAGGACATCGAAAGCCACGTGCTGCACACCTGGGAGTTCCTGCGCCGCATTCCCTGGACCCAGGAGCTGGCCCGGGTGCCCGAGATCGCCGCCGCCCACCACGAGTATCTCAACGGCAGAGGCTACCCGCGTGGTCTGGCCGCCGCCGACATTCCCGTGGGCAGCCGGATGATGACCATCTCCGACATCTACGACGCGCTCACCGCCAACGACCGCCCCTACAAGCGTGCCGTGCCTCATCAGAAAGCCCTGGACATCCTGGGCTTCGAGATCAAGGATGGCAAGGTGGATGCGGACCTCTTTGACATTTTCGTCTCACGCAAAGTCTGGACGGTGCTGGAAGCCCATTCCGCCTGA